A stretch of the Malus sylvestris chromosome 10, drMalSylv7.2, whole genome shotgun sequence genome encodes the following:
- the LOC126586155 gene encoding uncharacterized protein LOC126586155, protein MEQLQPPPMAVTQQAYTTHSDHGSVGPVIAVVAVITILGVIAVMIGRLCSGHRIMGHGRHYNFESWVETKCSSCLDGRIDPSPPPPPPVTVSGEDVALAERADASQEIKEEEEEEEKEEPQQHQQQQHPPQQEQHQQRQQHQQQQQQHKSQAASSSES, encoded by the coding sequence ATGGAGCAGCTGCAACCACCACCCATGGCAGTGACGCAGCAAGCCTACACTACCCATTCGGATCACGGGTCGGTGGGACCCGTTATTGCAGTGGTTGCAGTGATCACCATTCTCGGAGTCATTGCGGTCATGATTGGTAGGCTCTGCTCCGGTCATCGGATCATGGGTCACGGGCGACACTACAACTTCGAATCATGGGTGGAGACAAAATGTTCTTCGTGTCTTGACGGCAGAATCGACCCTTCTCCACCGCCTCCACCACCGGTCACTGTCTCCGGCGAGGATGTCGCCCTGGCAGAGAGGGCAGACGCATCGCAAGAaataaaggaagaagaagaagaagaagaaaaagaagaacccCAACAACATCAGCAGCAGCAACATCCTCCGCAGCAGGAACAACATCAGCAGCGGCAACAACATCAACAGCAACAGCAACAACACAAATCCCAAGCAGCAAGTAGTAGTGAGTCTTaa